A single window of Ischnura elegans chromosome 8, ioIscEleg1.1, whole genome shotgun sequence DNA harbors:
- the LOC124164100 gene encoding uncharacterized protein LOC124164100, with the protein MGRPNTTAEECRKKWHALRTNYMAEKRKVDATKKSGSGADTVRTPSLYYFKAMQFLEEMISVRPHTSPLGLTEESGVPAEELEWELLLDDDGSVLEVQDSSATPSPAPSDCSKSMAGPSTSAARGKKRRMDSPKPEQAAELLQAAAAALGTLAKGSDEDSEEDAFGRLVAQRLKAINDRREKSRLMFEIEKVFIDGMMRREESLLYT; encoded by the exons ATGGGCAGGCCCAACACAACAGCGGAGGAGTGCCGGAAGAAGTGGCATGCCCTCCGCACAAATTACATGGCGGAGAAGAGGAAGGTGGATGCCACAAAGAAAAGTGGTTCAGGCGCCGATACG GTGCGAACACCCTCGCTATATTATTTCAAGGCCATGCAGTTTTTGGAGGAGATGATTAGTGTTAGGCCCCATACCTCTCCCTTGGGGTTGACCGAG GAAAGTGGTGTCCCTGCTGAGGAGCTGGAGTGGGAGCTCCTCCTCGATGACGATGGGTCGGTGCTGGAGGTACAAGATTCATCTGCCACTCCCTCACCTGCCCCCTCCGACTGCAGCAAGTCGATGGCCGGCCCATCCACTTCTGCTGCTAGGGGCAAGAAGAGAAGGATGGATTCCCCTAAGCCGGAGCAAGCTGCAGAGCTCCTGCAAGCGGCGGCGGCAGCATTGGGGACTCTGGCCAAAGGGTCGGATGAAGATTCCGAGGAAGACGCTTTCGGGAGGCTGGTGGCCCAGCGGCTTAAGGCCATAAATGATAGGAGGgagaagagcaggctaatgtttgagattgaaaaagtttttattgatGGAATGATGAGGAGGGAGGAATCCCTATTATAT